A stretch of the Pseudomonadota bacterium genome encodes the following:
- the fmt gene encoding methionyl-tRNA formyltransferase, translating to MKVIMAASGSFAIPSLEIMAARLPAENLLVISQPDRRRGRGRQYHPTPIKQRALELGLSVITPEKVGSREDMEISSKFAADFLVVIDYGQLIPHSLITLPRREAINLHPSLLPDYRGPAPIVWSLLKGDSITGVTTQLLADKIDCGDILLQRKTKIKASETSTQLTERLQNLGAELVWETLEKWQAGLIKPVPQDNDQASYAPKLHKKDGLLDWKQDAHELERQIRALNPWPGTFTFWRGKRLKILAATIIPIEMDKAPAPGTTQVSDEQLYAACGRGFIQITKVQPEGRQPQDSSDFLRGHHLTTGEQFNSQEKVSST from the coding sequence ATGAAGGTTATTATGGCTGCTTCCGGCTCTTTTGCAATCCCTTCCCTGGAGATCATGGCGGCTAGGCTGCCGGCAGAAAATCTGCTGGTTATCAGTCAACCGGACCGCCGTCGTGGTCGCGGTCGCCAATACCACCCCACCCCGATCAAACAGCGGGCATTGGAACTGGGATTATCCGTCATCACCCCGGAAAAAGTTGGAAGCCGCGAAGATATGGAAATATCTTCGAAATTTGCTGCCGATTTTCTGGTGGTCATTGATTACGGTCAGTTAATTCCTCACTCCCTGATCACCCTTCCCCGCCGGGAAGCTATCAATTTACATCCTTCACTGCTCCCGGATTACCGGGGTCCGGCACCCATTGTCTGGAGTCTGCTGAAGGGAGATTCAATTACCGGCGTTACGACCCAACTGCTGGCTGACAAAATCGACTGCGGTGATATTCTGCTCCAGAGAAAGACTAAAATAAAAGCATCCGAGACCAGTACACAACTGACGGAAAGGCTGCAAAACCTGGGAGCCGAACTGGTCTGGGAAACCCTGGAAAAATGGCAGGCGGGTTTGATCAAACCCGTGCCCCAGGACAACGATCAAGCATCTTACGCCCCGAAACTGCATAAAAAAGATGGCCTGTTGGACTGGAAGCAGGATGCCCACGAACTTGAGCGGCAAATACGGGCTTTAAATCCCTGGCCTGGCACCTTTACCTTCTGGCGGGGGAAACGGCTGAAAATTCTGGCAGCAACCATCATCCCGATAGAAATGGATAAAGCTCCAGCGCCGGGGACTACCCAAGTAAGTGATGAACAGCTTTATGCCGCCTGTGGCCGTGGGTTTATTCAAATTACCAAAGTTCAGCCGGAAGGACGGCAACCCCAAGACAGCAGTGATTTTCTCCGTGGCCATCACTTAACCACCGGCGAGCAATTCAACTCCCAGGAAAAAGTTTCATCAACATGA
- the def gene encoding peptide deformylase encodes MSFHKICVYPKQVLARKADEIANIDGQVHKLAADMVETMYTASGIGLAAPQIGVSQRLIVADMRKEGDGELITLINPVVVSGEGHNAIDEGCLSVPEFTAEVPRQAEILVRGVTLDEKEIEFTADGVLAIVLQHEIDHLNGILFIDRISSLKRDIFLRKLKKGKLKQS; translated from the coding sequence ATGTCATTCCATAAAATTTGCGTCTACCCCAAACAGGTTCTGGCCCGGAAAGCTGATGAAATTGCCAACATTGATGGACAGGTCCATAAATTAGCGGCCGACATGGTGGAGACCATGTACACCGCTTCCGGCATCGGCCTGGCCGCTCCCCAGATTGGCGTTTCTCAAAGACTTATTGTCGCGGATATGAGGAAAGAAGGAGATGGTGAGCTCATCACCCTGATCAACCCGGTCGTCGTCAGTGGCGAAGGACATAATGCCATTGATGAAGGCTGCCTCAGTGTTCCTGAGTTTACCGCCGAAGTTCCCCGCCAGGCTGAAATCCTGGTCAGGGGGGTAACCCTGGATGAAAAAGAAATTGAATTTACTGCCGATGGAGTTCTCGCCATCGTCCTGCAGCATGAGATTGATCACTTGAATGGCATTCTCTTCATTGATCGCATAAGTTCTTTGAAGCGGGATATATTTCTACGTAAACTGAAAAAAGGGAAGCTAAAGCAGTCATGA